Below is a window of Hydrogenimonas sp. SS33 DNA.
CCCTTTCGGGAACCTCCATCGCCTCCACCCCTTCCAGAATCTGTCGGACCATCTCTTCCGAGAGCCCCAGCATTCGCGCGATATTCTTGTGGACATCCACGCACATTTTGCAGCCGTTCTCCTGGGAAACCAGCAGGGCGATCGCCTCTTTGATACGGTAGGGAAGCTCCGTCTCCTTGATCAGATAGTTCTGGACCATCTCGTCGGTGGCGAAGTAGATATCCTTGCGTACCGCCAGCAGTTTGAATATCTCGCCCAGCGTCCCCGTCTTCTCCAGAATCGGGCGTGCCCTCTCCTGGATTTCGGGGTCCATCTCCTCAAATTCCGGCAGGTCGATGTAAGCCATGTCACTCCTTTCGTCTATTAATCTAAC
It encodes the following:
- a CDS encoding peroxidase-related enzyme (This protein belongs to a clade of uncharacterized proteins related to peroxidases such as the alkylhydroperoxidase AhpD.); this translates as MAYIDLPEFEEMDPEIQERARPILEKTGTLGEIFKLLAVRKDIYFATDEMVQNYLIKETELPYRIKEAIALLVSQENGCKMCVDVHKNIARMLGLSEEMVRQILEGVEAMEVPEREKALLRFCLRAARKDNYKMTKADIDALKESGWSDSQVVEAVAITGYFNYINTLSNVFGLGQEA